A region of the Apium graveolens cultivar Ventura chromosome 6, ASM990537v1, whole genome shotgun sequence genome:
gaaaaatattattatagCGATACGTAAAAAAGACAATATTACTGATTGAAGAATAgagttttattgataattctacgtatgttttaaaaataataactTTTTATGAAATTTGATTTTTAGTTCAGATCAATAGGGtatacttagtctaatattaatttgatttattccGGATCACTGATATACATTATTTTATTTAGTCTGATAGCTAATACCCCGACCAAATTAAACTAAttattttagtttaattttaatttttttaagtccgatcaataagataattttattttaattggacaaataatatttttatttaagtTTTGTGTTAGTTTGGATCAAAATCTTATAATATTTTTTATCTTGGagaattattatatattattttgtatatcttatttcaacagtatattttttttagccagattattaatatttattattttgtcttaGCTTATCATAGACCAATGCACATAATATCAACCAAATTCATCTAATTATATTTAGTATGGTTAAATTTATTTAGGCCGTAATAACAATTAGAATAATATTTAGTATCAATTATAATGATATAAaattcgatataaaatagaatttaaattgtTAAAGTGGTAAAGGAaattgactttaatatcaattaaaattagaatttatCGTCCCACCAATCAACCGGcaaattagaattagaataattaagtaaggataattaagtaatttcaacAAGTAACGACCGACCGActatcaaatttttaatattttatttattataatataatattgaCCAGCCGATTAAACTAACcaatcaaaattttaatatttcgtttattataatataatatacaGATAGTATACTATAGATTTATAAGATAAATTTGTAAAGGTAACAATGTTACTTTCATCCctttaaaagaaaattttaataTATACTCAGTAACATTTTTTgcaatattatatattaatattatatttagcCGAATGTTTTGCGGGAGGAAGTAGAAGAAACATGATGGATTCTTGTTTAATTTATGGAAGAAGTATAATTGAAGTCGGACTCCCATATTAGTTATTTTCATATTAAATTAACAAACAGTTAATTAAGAAATTTCAGTAAGTACCGATCGACTACGAAACTTTTAATGTTTAGTTTATTATAATATACTAAGTATAGATTTGTGTTATTTGTTTATGTTTGAGTAAGTCATTTGTGAGTTATAAGATAGGTCCAGTAGTTGAGTTTTGTTAGGAAAGTAGTGGAGAAATAATAGGTGACTCTTGATTATTATCTATCACCTTATAGCTGTTACATTTGAGTCGACATATAAATGCATACAAGCAGAGAATAAGCTAATGTGTGTATATCCCATTTCAATTTCATTGAGTTCATCAGCTTATTCTTCGTGTTTATGTATTTACATTGCTTACATATATCTGCAAAAGTgtgtaaaatatacaaaattgTTAATAATTAAATTCATAAACTACGTTAGTAGCGATATAAAACAAATATAAGTTTTACCTTTACTTCATAAAGGGGTCAAGACAAAATCTTAATCCATGAATTTGTTCACAGAAGAGTTAACCTTGacgattttaattttaattcatatgACAAATAGGTAAATGAAATTGTcgaatttaattttaatatgtatAGTTGGGAAGGGAGATGTGTGTACTTTTTGATTGAATATCCAGAGACATTTGACAAAAATCGAAGACTAATTTGAATATCCCAAATTAGACATGATATGGATTGAATTTAGGATTTTAGTAAGAAGGCTATTATCGATAATCACTACCTTGATTTCTGCAATTGTAACCAAGATGGAGTAGATGTATGTATGTACCGAAATGTATTAAAATTTGTCAAATTTATCGATTTATAGCATATGTTATTCATAGTATTACAGTGATCATAATCAAGCTGAGCTTTTAAATAGTCTCTGGTGGAATTCAAAGTTAAATTTTATGATTCGGACTCTAGTCAAATCTAAACATTTTTTTCCGATCTCCAACACTCTCAACTTTACATTGTTTGACTCGATTCTGAGTCCTTGGCATCAAATGCAAACAAATAATTGCATGCTAACTACGACTCCAAAATCTCCAAATAGATAATCAGAAAATGAAACGACCAATTCTATATGCAGAATTCAAAGACGGCCAAGTCTATCAAAAATCGACCGCATTTTGTTAAGACCTGTCAGATCTCGGATTTCCAACTTCATAAGAGACCCAGAGTGAGAAAATTTAGCTGTGTACATGTATGTTTTATATGTAGGAGTAATTGATAAGATATTGATAGTCGGATAATATATATTATAACGCCATCAGAACTTTTGCGATTTTCAGATTTGACAACTCgcaagctctctctctctctatatatatatgtatatcctGCAGACACTTGCGAACGCATGCAGACAAAGTCATACATATAGGATAAGTAGCTTTCATGAAGGAGAGTATAGCTAACACAATTAATAGTATTTGTAGACCATAGCCATAGTAATATAAGGTTTCTGGAGTTGCGCCTTTTGGGCTACATAAATGTAATGAACGTCTTATCAGGGCTACACACCTTTATCTGTTGAATACATTTGCTTTCGCAGACTTGGTTTCGCCATTTAATTTTACTGAAAAAGATGCAGTTGCCTTTAGCATGGCTGCAATCACTTGTTAATTGATTGTACCCTGCCTTTTGCATTCTCCTTTTCCCTTTAGTTAAAacaaaaaaaactaaaaaaactTACAGCATATCAATGACTTAAAGTCAAGTTACTGTGGCAATAAAAAACAAAAGTCAAGTTACTGTAGTGTGGTTACCGGTAACTTGCGCTTCTTAACAGGAACAGGAAGTATAGGAGGTtgattaaatatatttttctatttcttGAAAGACAAGATGTTGATTCATTATATTTTCCTGTCTTAAAAGACAGTATACTATATAGAAGTGTTATAGACTGTACGGCTACCAGACCGGTTCCTACAGTGTATTTTAGTTTATCATGTACTTGAACCGAATACCTGTTTACGATTTATATATTTTCGTTTCCTATTGCGTAAAATTAggtattaatataaaataaacaaaaaaataaaaatataataattgtagataatttttttaaaaaaaaaattgaaattggtATATTTTGATCCCAATTATATACAATACTATAAAATccaattattatttaaaataaatacgcttatatttttattatatatataaatatacacatttttattataaatactaatatttattttattatatttatttttaacttATATTCAAGTATTTCGCATTTTAAAACACTCTTCTTTGAcattttaatattataaattatcAGAAAAGGTGAGGAAATGCTTCCTCTTTTATAAAGTAAAGTTAATTTTTACAAATTTCCAAGGAATTTTGTATTTCCAGAAAATTTTCAAATCTTTCTTGTTCCAAATTTTTCACTttgaaattttaaattataaaatttaattattgcGTCAGTATCTACTTATCTTATTTGTTCATTTCCTTTTACCAAATGAGCACATGATAAATTATACAGAAATTATCAAATTTACTATTTTTAATAGTTTGTTTGCGATTTTACTataatttgaaaatatttgtaaaaatatgaTTTGCAACCAAAAGCAACTAAATTTACAATTTATTTTACATTTTCCGGAAAACTAGTAAATGTTTTTTGGTTATATTTGATATTGCATGTGATTGCATACATGCTTTTTCGACGAGGTTGCATCCAGTTGCAAAATCTTATTTTTGtacaaatttatatttttttgcTAAATGAAAAACAATCAAAAAACTTTAAAAAATGTATATGCAAAAAtcgtatttttataaataaaaattaaaaaaaaatgtatctgcaaaaaaaaacttaaaaatcCGTATTTTTTTAAATAGAACTCTAATCAAATCTATTATATTAGTCCCCTACTTTTTCCTATTGGTGCACAGCAACTATGGTGCTAGAGTCATTTAAATAGCTATTTTCATTTGTTCATTTTATTTTTCGCAAATGAATACAATACAAGATAAAGTAAAAGAACGGGGTTGTTTTTCCCCTCAATCAAAAGGTATAATTTTGATTTTTAGTCCGCTGTCCACTATGTTAACTAGGGGTGAGCATCGGTGGCTTTGGACGGTTTGGAGGgtccaaaccgaaccaaaccgaaatTAGCGGTTTCCCTAAAATTCAATCTAAAACCAAACCGTTATCTgaaaaaccaaaccaaaccaatccGTTTAAAACGGTTCGGTTCGGTGTGGTTTCGATTTAAACCGTTTCTCCTATAAAACaaagttaaaaattaaattaaacttGAATTTGTAAATAAGGATAGAAATTTTGTATCATATTATAGGATTATATTTTCTATTATAATCATAttgaaaaataatatataaaaataatgattttgaaAAATACAAAAAGGCAAGAAGACGAAAAAGATGCGACCAATTCTTATGCttttattgaataaaaataaaaatagtgaAAACATAACacattatataaatatttatattttagaaTAAACTATATTATGATTAGTTCTTTTATATGTTTTAATTTACACATATGTTGTacattataattttattattaattgcactttacaaatatatgtatattaatgttttaatttaaatattcAGTTCGGTTCGGTTATATCGGTCGGTTTGGAGGTAAAAACCGAAACTAAACCTCAGTTTTTAAAATGTCAATCCGTAGCCGGACCAAACCGTTAGTAAACCGTAAAATTCGGTTTGGTCAGTTTGAATTGGACGGTTTCGGTCGATTTGACTAATTTATGCTCAGCCCCAATGTTAACCTCTCTAAACCACGCCAGAGTGTGTGCTAGAGAACGGTCCTTAAATATAGCTGTAAACAGTAGAGGTGGCAGCATAACACAGCATAGCATGATAGAATTGATAGCCTTTTCATCTCCCCGTAAGCCTCCCAAACGAGGCAAACACAAATTGTGGCTTTGGTTAGTATTCTACAGGTAGTTTAATAAAATAATTACTCCGTATAAAGGGATTTTAAATATGTCAGAAATTTGTCGGTAAAAACATATTCATGTAAATCAGCATGCGAAACTTTGAATATGCATTCTTTTTTATAGCAAAAGCTTCTGGTATCATATCTACTACTACTGCTGTGCTGTGTTATGGCTCTGTTACTCTCCCACAAAACAAGGGGACAAACAAACTTCTAAAACACACTTGCCCGATAAAAAGCCTATATACTACTCCCTCCATCCCTAAAAAAGTTTTTTATTTGTGTTGCACACGTTTGCCCATGCACACTtttaattgttaatatctttaaattcgtattaatattaaatataaaaatttcactatattaaagtactgataaatataaatccaacgagatcactcatgactatgtttaatattataaattagacgtaaattaatagtcaatcAGTTACCGTGAACAGTATCGAAAGTCAAAAGAGGAAGAACAAAATGAGACATTACTAATTTTATACAAATCGAAGACCCCTTTTTAGTTCAATGCAGATTGTATACAGCACCATGTCGTGCATCATGTATAAGTTACGATGGTTTACACTGTTTTCACTGAATGTTTACACTGTTCTCGATTCTTCGTGCAATATCAACCGTTCTTCTTCGTGCTACTATTATGCTATATCAATCTGTGTTACACCATCACTAACCCGATAGAATATCGACACGGTAAAATAAATTCTACCTGAAAAGAAAATGGCACAACTGAAGTAATCAACATATAACCCAAATTCATTCGACAATTGACCTAAAAATGACACCTATTCATCAagtaaaaatttatttatttacgCTTTTACTCTTCTTAGATCAAATTTCTATAATGTGTAGAATAATACAGATTTAAGACGATAACAACCTCGACCACGGTAGAAAGCCAGATTTACCGCTCATATCCGGTCGCAACTGTTTTTGTGGATTGTTTATTACTAACAGTAACAATTTTTGTGGATTGTTTATTACTAACAGTAACAAGTGCTAAGGAAATATAAGAGTAAAAAGGATATTATAAGAATAACTGGAAAATCTCCAATTTAACATCTCGTAAAATATCAAAACTTTGTCTACTTTGAAAGCCAATATATGATAAGAAACAATGTACAAGCTGCTATCACTGCAGCTAGGATGAGTGTGTCTCTCGAACGCTTTCTTCTAATTGAACCTGTGGGAAAAAAGAACAAGATTTGTTGGAAAAGTTGAGACAAGTGCAAATCTAAGCTTCAGATATGGTTTACAAATGGGTACCAATTAGTCCTCGAACAATAGGAAATTTTTCGCCTAGTTGCTTCACTTTCCCTTGAACATCCCCAAACATAGCTCTTTGAGAGCCCAAGACGGCCCTAGTGGTTTGAGCTTGATTAATTACTTCATCCATCTGCACAAATTCGATTCAAAAAATGACAATCTCTTGATAATAAAGAGTCGATACCATCAGAGAATGCAGAGAGACATTCCAGAACCAAAAAAACTCAATAAAGTTTAAATAAACAAAAGACAGGAACTTCTACTCTTTTTTAATTTTTCCTCTggtataaataatattatatactCACTTGTACAAGACTAAAGGACAACGAAGTTCAAAGTTCTGAGTTCTCGGTAACTAACCCCAACATTTTAAAGTACTCCGAATGGTAAAAAGATAGCCTTCTAACTTCATTTGCAGTTCCTTTGCTATTTGCCTTTATCTTGTAAAGTTAAAGCATGAAACGCTAGAAAATAGGAGTTTTAAATAGGGTTGTAAAAGAGTCAAACCAAGCCGAACTATGGTGTGTTCATGTTCGGTTGCTAAAAAATTATCGAACCCGAATTAACACAAAAACTTTGCCCGAGTTTGGCTTGTTAGGGAAAAAAATTGTTCACAAAAGCTCACAAACATGTTGTACCAACTTGCTCACAAACTCCTGCACACGAATTGCTCCTAAACATTGGTCACGAGCTTGTGTGTCAAAACAAATAATGAACATTGTTCACGTACAACTAACGAACACTTTCTTAAAAtttgtttatttaaatatttcaTTAAAGAAATTTTTTAGAAAACAACTTTAATTTTTATCCTTTCTTAAAATTTCTTTATTTAAATTTGCGAACAATGTTTATGAGACGCGTTCACGAAATACTCGTAAGCATGATCACAAACTTTTTTGTCGAACTTAGTCACGAATATTAGAGCATCTTCAATGGGGGTCCCAACATCTACTTGACAAGGTACTCTTGGGTGCCACCCGTTGGAGTTGTTAGCGTGCCCAAAGGGTGCCATCGCTTGGAGTTGTTAGCGTACCCAAAGGGTGCCATCGCTTGGAGTTGTTAAGAGCAAGTCCAATGGTAGTGCTAAAGTTGGTCCTATTGCTATGATATAGCATCCAAGTTAAAAAATCAACTCCAATGGGATGCTAAACTTATATGCAAAATAGCAAAACGTTATACTATGTTAAATTAACATATAGAACCAGAGCATAGATGTTGCTATAATTGCCAACTAAGCATGTAAGTGCCAAAATACAATAATAAAGTACTAGTGACAAATATGGTTGTGTATTTTAAGATTACAcaattaaaatattgatttatTTAGATATGTTTGGTGTTATCTTGCATCTACCATTGGACCATAAGTTCTATTTTAGCACCAAAAATCACTTTTTGGTTTCAAATTTAGCAATAGCTACATCTATTTTAACATCACCTTAGGACTTGCTCACGGACACGAGAAAAAGGGTGTCGTATGCATGTCTCCCCATGGTGACTCGGCACCAACACGGCTACACGGCTGAGTATGTGTCTGACATGACAGAAAAACGGAAGGGACACAGCTTCGACACTTCGACACGGGGCAGACATGCGACCTGACACAACTTAGGACTCGGCCCATTCAAAAAAATGTCCAATACAACCTAATTTTACCCTAATTGTGCGACATTCTCATATTTTATATGTCAAACTCTGTTTTCATCTTCATTTCAACTACATGTGGAAGGTGTTCAAAAAAATGACAAATCTCGTTCTTAATGAACCAGAAGCAGAAGCTGCTCTTTTTACACGAGATAGACATTCTTCTATTAATGAAAAAGTATAATATATCGTATTTTAGTTCATCATTAACCGTGAAAGAAACTTTTATTACTAATACTTCACTATGAATAAAGTTGTTCAATGTTTGACATATAGAAAATCGTACATTTTTTTACTTCTATATTTTTTGTTGCCGTGTCCCGTATCTGGACTCTTTACTAATTGGCGAATCCCCGTGTCCCCGTACCCGTATCGCCGCAGCATCCGTATCCGTGCTTCCAATCGCCGCAGCATCCGTATCCGTGCTTCCAAGGGAGCCACCCACTCGAGTTGTTAATGTTCCCAAAAGGTGCCACAGTTGGAGTTGTTAAAAGCAAGTCGAATGGGGGTGCTAAAGTGGGTGCTATTATAGCACCCAAGCAAAAAAAATCAACTCCAATGGAATGTCAAATTTAGATGCAAAATAAAAAAATGCTATACTTGGTGCGAAATTTAGAACTAGATATAGATGTTGCTATAAGTGCCAACTAAGCACGCAAGTGCCAAAATGAAATGCATGAATAAAGTAGTAGTGACAAAAATGGTTGTGTATTTTAAGATTACACAATTAGAATATAGCTTTATTTGGATATGTTTGGTACTAGCGTCTAACATTGGATCATAAGTTCTATTTTAGCACCAGCTATCACTTTTTGGTTTCAAATTTAGCAATAACTACATCTATTTTAACATCACCACTGGACTTGCTCTAGGTGCCCATAGGGTGCCAAGAGAAGTTGCCAACTTTTGATCCCCTTTTGGCACCCCCCGAATGACAAAAACACATTACTTGTACTAAatgtatataaaaatatattttaatttggGGACCATTTAGGCACCTTACATAGGGAGCTATCTATTTAAGCTCAGAGCTGCTATATTTGACCTAGATGAAAGAGAAAGTAAAAAAGTTATTCTTTTCCTTGAGTTGGCAATGTATTGTTTGGAACCCCTTCGGGTTGCCTCTATTAAAGATACTGCTACTATTGAACCTGTCACAGACTTTTAAACTAAATTATATTATGCTCAAGTTCTCCGCCTTGCTTAGAAATCCAATCCTATGACGTGTTCATGTTGGATTCATTTACAAAAATCAAATTGAACTCTagtcgatttttttaaaaataaatactAAACTGTTCGTGAGCATGTCAATTCATTTACACCACTTGTATTACCTCCATTAAAGGATTTAGACTACCGCGAGTTAAAAAAAAGCTTTAAGAATTAGCCTAAGTTTTAGGCAAAAATGGAAAAGGAAAAGACAATTGTGAAGGGTGACTGCCGGTGGTAAATAAAGCTCTAAGAATTAGCCCAGGTCTTCGGCATATAAAAAGAAGATAGTTGTGAAGGGTGAAAATTATAATATGGTCAAGTTCTCTTGTTGAACATACAACGAGGGACAAACAATTAATGGTTAGACAAATGAAGTAAAAAGAAGTAGAGTTGCAACCATAGGACTTGTTCTGCTGGTCCAGggaattggtgttttggactgAATACAAATGTAATCTTCGGCAGCACCTGCACGGTCCGACTCAAATGGCACATACATGATACACCTAAACTATGACCTTGAAAAGTATGGATACTACCTGTATATTAATGTCCTTTGTATGTAAATAAATGAAAAGATAACATGTTACCACTTAAAATTCGGCCTCAATTTTCATATTAACTGGTCAACATAATGTTGACAACATGCCATCCAACACCTCAAGCAACTACATATTCATCAACATCAAGTCAACTGGGACCATTACTGTCCCAACCACAGTTAAAAATCTCATAACCTTTGGATGTCCCGAATAAAGATTCCTAAATTTAGCTTGATTCTTATAATGGATATTTTTCATAGTATTTCTTACATGATATGAACTGAAGTCTCTTAAATTTTATGAAATGAAGTGCTTATTATTTTGTATTAATTTGTTTTTATAAGATACAACTACTATGAGAAAAATAATGAAAATTTTCAAAAACTTTAGAAACTAATATGAGCTGTAAACTTAATGAACTGTTTCTGAAAGAGACAGCACAAAATCTTACGTGAGATATGCTTCCATGTATGGCAGCTCTCTCCCGCAATAATTGCATCCTGGGTGATCCAGATGCCTGCAAAACTGTTCATTAGATCTTTACAAAAAAAAATACTATTTCTTCAATTAATGACTTGAACAAAAAATAAAAAAgcaaaaaataataaaaaatgtaTCCACACCTTGTACTCACTGATATCTTCTCGTACAGAACTCAAAAGTTCTGCGTGTTCCTTCATTGAAGTTATGTTTCCTTTGATCCGTCTAAATTCCTGTAACATTAGTAGCAAATTTTTAATGGACCCAAAATTGGGAGCAGAAAATATATAAGATTATAAGCCTAGAGTGAAGCATAGACATCTAAAAGGAAATACATCAATTTATATAACAACGATAAATTCATTATAT
Encoded here:
- the LOC141667489 gene encoding Golgi SNAP receptor complex member 1-2, translated to MAGDPNLQESGWEELRKEARKIEGDLDVKLSSYAKLGARYTQSGYVDTTSPTAGSGRSWKSTEIEIQSLLEKLLDVNDSMSRCAASSAPTTSVTQKLARHRDILHEFTQEFRRIKGNITSMKEHAELLSSVREDISEYKASGSPRMQLLRERAAIHGSISHMDEVINQAQTTRAVLGSQRAMFGDVQGKVKQLGEKFPIVRGLIGSIRRKRSRDTLILAAVIAACTLFLIIYWLSK